The DNA region CCGAGGCGCTTGGCTTCGTCGATCGCGATCTTTTCCTTGTTGGTGTCGATGATGACCATCAGGTCCGGGGTGCCGCCCATATCGCGGATACCGCCGAGAGCCTTGTCGAGCTTTTCGCGCTCGCGCTCAAGGTTCAGACGCTCCTTCTTGGTGAAACCCTGGGCTTCGCTGGAAAGGATTTCGTCGAGCTTGCGAAGGCGCTGGATCGAGTTGGAGATCGTCTTCCAGTTGGTCATCATGCCGCCGAGCCAACGCGAGTTGACGTAGTACTGGGCGGAACGCTTGGCGGCGTCGGCGATGAGCTCCGAAGCCTGGCGCTTGGTGCCGACGAAGAGGACGCGGCCGCCACGGGCAACGGTGTCGCTGACAAGCTGCAGGGCGCGCGACAGCATCGGGACGGTCTGAGCCAGGTCGATGATGTGGATGTTGTTACGATCGCCGAAAATGTACGGCTTCATCTTCGGGTTCCAGCGATGTGTCTGGTGGCCGAAGTGAACACCAGCTTCCAGCAGCTGGCGCATAGAAAAATCAGGCAATGCCATGCCTTTGACTCCTTTTCCGGTTGAACCTCCGCAAGGCGAACAGCATCCTCTTCGAAGATGCCACCGGCGGAAAAATCCGGATTTCTCCCGGACAGTCCCATGCCTTACGTGTGGAATGCGGCTGCCCTTACCGTCGATC from Rhizobium sullae includes:
- the rpsB gene encoding 30S ribosomal protein S2, whose product is MALPDFSMRQLLEAGVHFGHQTHRWNPKMKPYIFGDRNNIHIIDLAQTVPMLSRALQLVSDTVARGGRVLFVGTKRQASELIADAAKRSAQYYVNSRWLGGMMTNWKTISNSIQRLRKLDEILSSEAQGFTKKERLNLEREREKLDKALGGIRDMGGTPDLMVIIDTNKEKIAIDEAKRLGIPVVAIIDSNCDPDLIDYPIPGNDDASRAIALYCDLISRAAIDGIARQQSASGRDLGASVEAPIEPTLDEAQA